A segment of the Camelus bactrianus isolate YW-2024 breed Bactrian camel chromosome 22, ASM4877302v1, whole genome shotgun sequence genome:
TGTTTTCGTAAGGATATGGGCCAGTTGAAAGTTTTCCCACACTGGCTGCATGCGTAAGGCTTCTCTCCGGTGTGCACTCTCGTGTGGCCCCGGAAGGAGGAGGGGTGGCTGAACGCCTTCCCACACTGGGCACACTCATAGGGCTTTTCCCCACCGTGCGTCCTTTCGTGTCTCCGGAACGACTGGGGGTAAATGAAGCTTTTCCCGCACTGCTTGCATTCgtagggcttctctccagtgtgaatcCTCTCATGCCTTCGGAAGGACTGGAGATAAATGAAGGTTTTCCCACACTGTTTGCATTCatagggcttctctccagtgtgtgTGATCACGTGCCTTCGGAAAGCTGAGAAGTAGCTGAAGGCCTCCCCACACTCCATGCACTTGTGTGGTGTCTCCCCCGTGTGTGAGATCATGTGTCGTCGGAAGGTCGAGGAATAGCTGAAGGCGTCCCCACACTCTGCGCACTTGTAGGGCTTCTCCCCCGTGTGTGTGATCATGTGTCGTCGGAAGGTCGAGGAATAGCTGAAGGCCTTCCCGCAGTCCTTACATTTatagggcttctctccagtgtgagttcTCACGTGACTCGTGAGACTGGAAAAGTCGatgaaggccttcccacactgCTGACACTCACAGGTCTTCTCTGCGGTGTGAGTCCTCGTGTGCCGGTTGAGGGAAGAGGTTCGTGGAAAGGTTTTTCCACACAGGTTACAGGCATAGGGTCTCTCTCCATTGTGGGTTCTCAAGTGTGTCCTTAGGTGTGAACGACAGCGGTAGGCCTGCCCGCAGTCCTGACACTGATACGCCTTGTGTCCAGTGCGAACAGCGCCATGACTCTTGAGGGATGAGCGGCACGCTAAGACGTTCCCGCCTGCCCTGCATTCATACCGTCTGACCGCAGTTTGCTGACTGAGGCCTTCCCCACGCTGGTCAGCACTTTCACAGAGTCCCTCCACCACAGGGTTTCTGTTAAAAATGAGAAGCATGTTATCAGTGGTTTGATTGATAATGATTTATTAGTAAATACCAGGACTCCATCTTCACGAATTTCAATGGACTTCTCAACCTGACTTCTTTTAAAGCAGAATGAACTGAATGCCACGGCAGGGGCTCAACCACAACTATTACGAACACGGCGTTTCTTAAACACAGGCTTTCCTCCTGATCGGTTTCAACTGTTCCTGACATTCAACATCAATGTCacagttaaggaaaaaaatctttaggaAAATCTCTATGAATAAACAAACCTGCTCTCAGCTCCTGTGAGTTTTGTCTGTCTGCTCTTTAAAGTTCACGACACACTGAGATTCTCTCCTGGAAGACTGCCTTCTCTCCTGAGTGCAACTCACCTCGGATGTCTCCCCTGGTCTGTATGCTGATCTCCAAGGCTAAGTGCTTCCCAAATTCTTCCTACGACGGAGGCCCAGGAATCACTTCCAGTGAACTTTGATATTTTCTGTTCCTTGGGTATCTTATTCCCACAAATACCCTGCTGAGAAACTGACCCATTGGCCTTAAATTGAGTGTCATCATCtgaaagcaaaaagggaacaagACAGAAGGCACCTGTTAGCCAACGCACACTGAGGAGTTCAGCTGCGTCAAGACTTCATCACTAACAAGCACGAGGGGTCAAAATGGGAAGCACTTTAATCAACACAGTAAAATTCTCAAAGGCTCAAAAACAGACCTCACTGGGTACCTAGGGCCCCATGAAACCTAGACCCACTAGTGATCCAACAGGAGCTTTCTTTACGGCAAGAAAAACTCAGCTGATACATAGATTCTCACCCTCATGGGGAGAAACTATCAGAGTCCAGCTCTGTGCTGGCTGTGACCGTGTCCGTCTTACCAGTTAACGTCTTCCCTTTCCACGTTCCCAGTCCTGGAACAAGTGATGTGCCAGAAATGCTCGTCTCTAAGTGACTCAGTGAAGTAACGACATCATTCTTACCCACTGAGGCCAGGTTTCTGAAGTTTTCCAGCATCACATCTCTGTACAGCTCCTTCTGAGCAGAATCCAGCAGAGCCCACTCCTCCACAGTGAAGTCCACGGCCACATCCTCAAAGACCACCGAGTCCTGAAACATCCAGTACAGGTGCAGGAGCACAGGTGAGACGCACAGCGTGGGACTTCTGGACTTCAGTCACAGGAAGTTCAAACAAGATTCTGTGGTCACCCGACATCCACTCTGTGACCCGGTCATCACACCTCTTACTGTGTCCACATGTCCTCACAGGTGTAACAGCACTAACACACTGAGCTCGGCTCAGCACTGTCACCATGACCACTAAGTCTCACTCTTCTCTCACCAAAGCGTTCAGACCACGCTGGGGAAAGGAAGAAGCTATACAGATGAAACAGGATTTGCATTTTAAGACCCATCAGCCCTCATGACACAAGCGACCTCAGCTCCTT
Coding sequences within it:
- the ZNF555 gene encoding zinc finger protein 555 isoform X2 codes for the protein MDSVVFEDVAVDFTVEEWALLDSAQKELYRDVMLENFRNLASVDDDTQFKANGSVSQQGICGNKIPKEQKISKFTGSDSWASVVGRIWEALSLGDQHTDQGRHPRNPVVEGLCESADQRGEGLSQQTAVRRYECRAGGNVLACRSSLKSHGAVRTGHKAYQCQDCGQAYRCRSHLRTHLRTHNGERPYACNLCGKTFPRTSSLNRHTRTHTAEKTCECQQCGKAFIDFSSLTSHVRTHTGEKPYKCKDCGKAFSYSSTFRRHMITHTGEKPYKCAECGDAFSYSSTFRRHMISHTGETPHKCMECGEAFSYFSAFRRHVITHTGEKPYECKQCGKTFIYLQSFRRHERIHTGEKPYECKQCGKSFIYPQSFRRHERTHGGEKPYECAQCGKAFSHPSSFRGHTRVHTGEKPYACSQCGKTFNWPISLRKHMRTHTREKPYACKQCGKAFSLPACFREHVRMRPGDEPYECKLCGKAFSCHVSLQKHMRRHTAEKLYQCRQCAKAFSWPELLQQHVRTHTAEKPYECKECGKVFKWPSSLPIHMRMHTGEKPYECKQCGKAFSCSSSLRRHARIHTAEARYLRHVGSPPGSEPTHGASENSCQERNLSKAVNLVLPL
- the ZNF555 gene encoding zinc finger protein 555 isoform X1; translation: MFQDSVVFEDVAVDFTVEEWALLDSAQKELYRDVMLENFRNLASVDDDTQFKANGSVSQQGICGNKIPKEQKISKFTGSDSWASVVGRIWEALSLGDQHTDQGRHPRNPVVEGLCESADQRGEGLSQQTAVRRYECRAGGNVLACRSSLKSHGAVRTGHKAYQCQDCGQAYRCRSHLRTHLRTHNGERPYACNLCGKTFPRTSSLNRHTRTHTAEKTCECQQCGKAFIDFSSLTSHVRTHTGEKPYKCKDCGKAFSYSSTFRRHMITHTGEKPYKCAECGDAFSYSSTFRRHMISHTGETPHKCMECGEAFSYFSAFRRHVITHTGEKPYECKQCGKTFIYLQSFRRHERIHTGEKPYECKQCGKSFIYPQSFRRHERTHGGEKPYECAQCGKAFSHPSSFRGHTRVHTGEKPYACSQCGKTFNWPISLRKHMRTHTREKPYACKQCGKAFSLPACFREHVRMRPGDEPYECKLCGKAFSCHVSLQKHMRRHTAEKLYQCRQCAKAFSWPELLQQHVRTHTAEKPYECKECGKVFKWPSSLPIHMRMHTGEKPYECKQCGKAFSCSSSLRRHARIHTAEARYLRHVGSPPGSEPTHGASENSCQERNLSKAVNLVLPL